One genomic window of Thalassolituus hydrocarboniclasticus includes the following:
- a CDS encoding methyl-accepting chemotaxis protein, with translation MNWSDLGLAKKLTLPIAVLAILLATLSVIQISNLNTITAEYSHINEQYLPALELTLNADRDLYQAQIAERSIALGLSSDIYQKMHKENLDQVATRLKKIQTLDISDEAKNLDKTFMASFELWRPKSEAMVQQVISGKLSTRQATEMSTGSLDNEFEGIRETLNVLGEKLGDEAKSLQQKAEQAKSAALRSIFILVGVALLIALLVAVYFPRLITRPVNELARVLGQMADGKGDLSKRMPDLGRDEIGLLSHNFNRFLGGMQQMIGTIQQVALDVASTTNTLQKGAGDSQRISDEYAGSMELVATANHEMGLAIQEVSSNTQQVSEEAKAADQSARAVSTQFRQAMEEIQALAENVDNSGAVIQELVAETTNIASVLDVIKGIAEQTNLLALNAAIEAARAGEQGRGFAVVADEVRTLASKTQQSTGDINVMIEKLRSGVNRAVSSMKESQEKAVSTVEYAGKSEENIRNISGSLLSISDRILQVASAIEEQTSVINNINENLSNAKHLSDQGMQSASSIRQAVDGLNHQASSLRDEVSSFSL, from the coding sequence ATGAACTGGTCCGACCTGGGTCTTGCTAAAAAACTGACATTACCCATTGCCGTTCTGGCGATTTTACTCGCCACACTGTCCGTTATTCAGATCTCGAATCTGAACACAATTACTGCCGAATACAGTCATATTAATGAGCAATATCTTCCGGCGCTGGAACTGACACTGAACGCTGACCGCGATTTATATCAGGCACAAATTGCTGAACGTTCTATCGCTCTTGGCCTGAGCAGCGATATATATCAGAAAATGCATAAAGAAAATCTCGATCAGGTTGCCACCCGCCTGAAAAAAATTCAGACACTGGATATTTCTGACGAGGCGAAAAACCTGGATAAAACCTTTATGGCCTCTTTCGAACTCTGGCGACCGAAAAGCGAAGCGATGGTTCAGCAGGTTATCAGCGGCAAACTCAGTACCCGTCAGGCAACGGAGATGAGTACCGGCTCACTGGATAATGAATTTGAAGGCATCCGCGAAACGCTGAACGTTCTCGGTGAAAAGCTTGGTGACGAAGCCAAATCCTTACAGCAAAAAGCCGAGCAGGCAAAGAGTGCCGCACTGCGCAGCATTTTTATTCTGGTCGGTGTGGCCCTGCTGATTGCATTGCTGGTTGCCGTCTATTTCCCACGACTGATTACCCGTCCGGTTAACGAGCTGGCCAGAGTGCTTGGCCAGATGGCCGATGGTAAAGGTGATCTGAGTAAACGCATGCCGGATCTCGGGCGCGATGAAATTGGTTTACTCAGCCATAACTTCAACCGTTTTCTTGGTGGCATGCAGCAAATGATCGGCACCATTCAACAGGTCGCGCTGGATGTTGCATCCACCACCAATACCCTGCAAAAAGGCGCCGGCGACAGCCAGCGTATCAGCGACGAATACGCCGGTTCGATGGAGCTGGTTGCCACTGCCAATCATGAGATGGGACTGGCGATTCAGGAAGTATCATCCAACACCCAGCAGGTATCTGAAGAAGCCAAGGCAGCAGACCAGTCGGCGCGGGCGGTCTCAACACAATTCCGTCAGGCCATGGAAGAGATTCAGGCACTGGCCGAAAATGTTGATAATTCAGGTGCCGTTATTCAGGAACTGGTCGCCGAAACCACCAATATCGCCTCGGTACTGGATGTGATTAAAGGCATTGCCGAGCAAACCAATCTGCTGGCACTGAACGCAGCCATTGAGGCCGCCCGTGCCGGTGAGCAAGGCCGGGGGTTTGCCGTGGTGGCCGATGAAGTACGGACTCTGGCCAGCAAAACCCAGCAGTCGACCGGCGATATTAATGTCATGATTGAGAAACTGCGCAGTGGCGTTAACCGTGCCGTCAGCAGTATGAAAGAGAGTCAGGAAAAAGCGGTCAGCACCGTCGAATATGCCGGCAAATCGGAAGAAAATATCCGCAATATTTCCGGCTCACTGCTCAGTATCAGTGACCGTATTCTGCAGGTTGCTTCCGCAATTGAAGAACAGACATCCGTTATCAATAACATTAATGAAAACCTCAGCAATGCCAAGCATCTGAGTGATCAGGGGATGCAGAGTGCCAGCAGTATCCGCCAGGCCGTTGACGGGCTGAACCATCAGGCATCCAGTCTGCGTGATGAGGTGTCCAGTTTTTCACTTTAA